Proteins from a single region of Desulfolutivibrio sulfoxidireducens:
- a CDS encoding delta(1)-pyrroline-2-carboxylate reductase family protein, whose translation MIRLDAAQTAAVLPFGPLADALAEVLLQKRRGMVYAPARLHLPLAEGVLLIMPSTDGDIVAVKRITVHPGNTAKGLPAIQGEVTVAEAASGRPLLQLDGPTVTSRRTAALSLLAARLLAPNTAGPLLVVGAGVQATAHALAFFQGLGVREFLVVSRAISKAAALAGMLREKGAVAEAAPADRIADILGRVPLVVTATTSREPVLPPGVRGDAFVAAVGSFTPEAAELPGSLVRAARVYVDDLEAASAEAGDLMRAGVDMAAVTPLERIVDDVPDRAAMGMGPVIFKSVGHALFDLAAARLAMASL comes from the coding sequence ATGATCCGGCTTGACGCGGCCCAAACCGCCGCCGTCCTGCCTTTCGGCCCCCTGGCCGACGCCCTGGCCGAGGTCCTTCTGCAAAAGCGGCGGGGGATGGTCTACGCCCCGGCCCGCCTGCACCTGCCCCTTGCCGAGGGCGTGCTCCTGATCATGCCCTCCACGGACGGCGACATCGTCGCGGTCAAACGCATCACCGTGCATCCCGGAAATACGGCCAAGGGCCTGCCGGCCATCCAGGGCGAGGTGACTGTGGCCGAGGCGGCATCGGGCAGGCCGCTTCTGCAACTCGACGGCCCCACGGTCACCTCCCGGCGCACGGCCGCCTTGAGCCTTCTGGCCGCGCGGCTTCTGGCCCCGAACACGGCTGGCCCCCTGCTCGTGGTCGGGGCCGGGGTGCAGGCCACGGCCCATGCCCTGGCCTTTTTTCAGGGCCTTGGGGTGAGGGAATTTCTTGTGGTTTCGCGCGCCATATCCAAGGCGGCGGCCCTGGCCGGGATGTTGCGGGAAAAGGGAGCCGTCGCCGAGGCCGCGCCGGCCGACCGGATCGCGGACATCCTTGGCCGCGTGCCCCTGGTCGTTACCGCCACCACCTCCCGTGAGCCGGTCCTGCCCCCGGGCGTGCGCGGCGACGCCTTTGTCGCCGCCGTGGGGTCGTTCACCCCGGAGGCGGCCGAGCTCCCGGGGTCCCTGGTGCGGGCCGCCCGGGTCTACGTGGATGACCTGGAGGCGGCCTCGGCCGAGGCTGGGGATTTGATGCGGGCCGGGGTGGACATGGCCGCGGTCACGCCCCTGGAGCGGATCGTGGACGACGTGCCGGACCGTGCCGCGATGGGGATGGGACCGGTGATCTTTAAAAGCGTGGGACACGCCCTGTTCGATCTGGCCGCCGCCCGGCTGGCCATGGCCTCGCTGTGA
- a CDS encoding PilZ domain-containing protein: MDENKRRRSRVEAQFDAYVLLGDDKIPVHTQNISMKGVLCTFDPRLPAGVGCVVLFVLTREIRFRIAARIVRSVESGTAIDFESMDETAFFHLRNIVRYSSKDADRIDRELEIPAFSKKDEGE, from the coding sequence ATGGATGAAAACAAGAGACGCCGCAGCAGGGTGGAGGCGCAGTTCGACGCCTACGTGCTTTTGGGCGACGACAAGATACCAGTGCATACTCAAAATATCAGCATGAAAGGGGTGCTTTGCACCTTCGACCCCCGCTTGCCGGCCGGGGTCGGCTGTGTGGTCCTGTTTGTCCTGACCAGGGAGATTCGCTTCAGGATCGCCGCCCGCATCGTGCGGAGCGTGGAATCGGGCACGGCCATCGACTTCGAGAGCATGGACGAGACCGCATTCTTCCACCTGCGGAACATCGTGCGCTATTCCTCGAAGGATGCCGACCGCATCGACAGGGAACTGGAGATTCCGGCCTTTTCCAAAAAGGACGAGGGAGAATGA
- the nadC gene encoding carboxylating nicotinate-nucleotide diphosphorylase, translated as MSWTGFEIFFKGAARDSLLQAIDLALDEDGPDLTSLAVFSPDDVMRARIVAKEDTLVAGLPIVSLVLDALGAREACETDFAVEEGSRVARGTAVCRLKGPAVALLRAERVILNFICHLSGVANLTARYVAALSGTTTRLLDTRKTLPGLRYPEKYAVLVGGGCNHRKNLAEMLMLKDNHIDRAGGIPQAMAALRGAYRDGLKSMPPVEIECRTLEEVALAVAEKPARIMFDNMDPDTMRRARTLVPPGIETEASGGVSLDTIISVAAAGPDYVSVGRITHSAPAADFSMQLTSVRPS; from the coding sequence ATGAGCTGGACCGGATTCGAGATTTTTTTCAAAGGCGCTGCCCGCGACTCCCTTCTCCAGGCCATTGATCTGGCCCTTGACGAGGACGGGCCGGATTTGACCTCCCTGGCCGTCTTTTCCCCCGACGACGTCATGCGCGCCCGCATCGTGGCCAAAGAGGATACCCTTGTGGCCGGGCTGCCCATCGTCTCCCTGGTCCTGGATGCCCTGGGGGCGCGTGAGGCCTGCGAGACGGACTTTGCCGTGGAGGAGGGCTCGCGCGTGGCCCGGGGCACGGCGGTCTGCCGTCTGAAAGGACCGGCGGTGGCCCTGCTTCGAGCCGAGCGGGTCATCCTCAATTTCATCTGCCATCTCTCGGGCGTCGCCAACCTGACCGCCCGCTACGTCGCGGCCCTGTCCGGCACGACAACCCGCCTTCTGGACACCAGAAAGACCCTGCCGGGCCTGCGCTATCCGGAAAAATACGCCGTGTTGGTCGGAGGCGGCTGCAATCACCGCAAAAACCTGGCCGAGATGCTCATGCTCAAGGACAACCACATCGACCGGGCCGGGGGCATCCCCCAGGCCATGGCCGCCTTGCGAGGCGCCTATCGCGACGGCCTGAAATCCATGCCTCCGGTGGAGATCGAGTGCCGCACCCTGGAGGAAGTGGCCCTGGCCGTGGCCGAAAAACCGGCCCGGATCATGTTCGACAACATGGACCCGGACACCATGCGCCGGGCCAGGACACTGGTTCCCCCGGGCATCGAGACCGAGGCCAGTGGGGGGGTGTCATTGGACACCATCATCAGCGTGGCCGCGGCCGGACCGGACTACGTTTCCGTCGGCCGCATCACCCATTCCGCGCCCGCCGCGGATTTCAGCATGCAACTTACGAGCGTGCGCCCGTCATGA
- the nadB gene encoding L-aspartate oxidase: protein MSYYRFRTQALVIGSGLAGCTAALTLADNGLDVLLLTSGETLDDGNSALAQGGIVYRGQDDPPRLLERDILTCGWQHNYIRAVKFLARKGPQAVKEILIDRLNIPFNRKSTNNGFHLTKEGGHSVARILHTADQTGRTIMAGLIGAVKAQPKITVLTRRTAVDLLTTQHHASRLEYKYQLENQCLGAYVYDETAGLVETILADFTVLATGGVGRIFLHTTNSRSCIGSALAMAYRAGVRTMNLEYIQFHPTTLLHRAERRFLITEALRGEGARLVNDKGEQFMKRYDPRADLAPRDIVTRAILEEMLRTGEDCVYLDAANHVKNLKEYFPTIYEKCKSIGIDITVQPIPVVPAAHYFCGGLLTDVHGRTSMERLYAAGECACTGLHGANRMASTSLLECLLWGFSVGQDIGRRCVKNTAMGRKLSECIPDWVSPGQNRNEDPALIAQDWTTIRNTMWNYVGINRSTSRLMRAFEDLRDLNKHLHDFYRETPLSKPIIDLFHGCQAAYLVTLAAMRNKKSLGCHYRVD, encoded by the coding sequence ATGAGCTACTATCGCTTTCGGACCCAGGCCCTGGTCATCGGTTCCGGCCTCGCCGGATGCACAGCGGCCCTGACCCTGGCCGACAACGGCCTGGACGTGCTGCTTCTGACCTCCGGCGAAACCCTGGACGACGGCAACAGCGCCCTGGCCCAGGGCGGCATCGTCTATCGGGGCCAGGACGACCCGCCCCGGCTTTTGGAGCGCGACATCCTGACCTGCGGTTGGCAGCACAACTATATCCGCGCCGTGAAGTTCCTGGCTCGGAAAGGCCCGCAGGCGGTCAAGGAAATTCTCATCGACCGCCTGAACATCCCCTTCAACCGCAAGTCGACCAACAACGGTTTCCACCTCACCAAGGAAGGCGGCCACAGCGTGGCCCGCATTCTCCATACGGCGGACCAGACCGGCAGGACCATCATGGCCGGGCTGATCGGCGCGGTGAAGGCCCAGCCCAAAATCACCGTGCTCACCCGGCGCACGGCCGTGGACCTGCTGACCACCCAGCACCATGCCAGTCGTCTGGAATACAAGTATCAGTTGGAGAACCAGTGCCTGGGGGCCTATGTCTACGACGAGACGGCCGGGCTGGTGGAGACCATCCTGGCGGACTTCACGGTCCTGGCCACAGGCGGGGTGGGCCGCATCTTTCTGCACACCACCAATTCCCGGTCCTGCATCGGCTCGGCCCTGGCCATGGCCTACCGGGCCGGGGTACGGACCATGAACCTGGAGTACATCCAGTTCCACCCCACCACCCTGCTGCACCGGGCCGAGCGGCGCTTCCTGATCACCGAGGCCCTGCGCGGCGAGGGGGCCAGGCTGGTGAACGACAAGGGCGAGCAGTTCATGAAGCGCTACGACCCCAGGGCCGATCTGGCGCCCCGGGACATCGTCACCCGGGCCATCCTGGAGGAGATGCTGCGCACCGGCGAGGACTGCGTGTATCTGGATGCGGCCAACCACGTCAAAAACCTTAAGGAATACTTCCCCACTATCTACGAAAAGTGCAAATCGATCGGCATCGACATTACGGTTCAGCCTATCCCCGTGGTCCCGGCGGCCCACTACTTCTGCGGCGGCCTATTGACCGACGTGCACGGCCGCACCAGCATGGAGAGGCTCTACGCCGCCGGGGAATGCGCCTGCACCGGATTGCACGGGGCCAACCGCATGGCCAGCACATCGCTTCTGGAATGCCTGTTGTGGGGCTTTAGCGTGGGCCAGGACATCGGCCGCAGATGCGTCAAGAATACGGCCATGGGCCGCAAGCTGTCCGAATGCATCCCGGACTGGGTCAGCCCGGGCCAGAACCGCAACGAAGACCCGGCGCTTATCGCCCAGGACTGGACCACCATCCGCAACACCATGTGGAATTACGTGGGCATCAACCGGTCCACGTCCCGCCTGATGCGGGCCTTCGAGGACTTACGGGACCTCAACAAGCACCTGCACGACTTCTACCGGGAGACGCCGTTGAGCAAACCCATCATCGACCTGTTCCACGGCTGCCAGGCGGCCTATCTGGTGACGCTCGCGGCCATGCGCAACAAGAAATCCCTGGGTTGCCACTACCGCGTGGATTAG
- the nadA gene encoding quinolinate synthase NadA: MNTSPSQVIEAARRRLGGRLAILAHHYQHDDVVRHADHVGDSLELSRKIAELSAEYIVFCGVSFMAETAAILAAPGQKVFIPDARASCVMSEMAPGGLAEKIALKLRATGRNLIPLTYVNSSGRVKALCGDLGGSVCTSANAATMLTWALGQGRGVLFLPDRMLGENTCDRLGIPPEKRQILDIRREGALIDPRAAQKAEVLLWPGRCVVHTRITAGHIRTARAAHPGALVAVHPECPPQTVREADAAGSTSFLIRFVQEAPAGATVFIGTEENLVLRLAARYAGEKTVIPLLASRCSNMAKITEEKLAAQLANLENEPPVVVSNDIREPAKLAVDRMLAACAPRTTP; the protein is encoded by the coding sequence ATGAACACATCCCCAAGCCAGGTCATCGAGGCCGCGCGCCGTCGCCTGGGTGGCCGACTGGCCATCCTGGCCCACCATTACCAGCACGACGACGTGGTCCGGCACGCCGACCATGTGGGCGACTCGCTCGAACTTTCGCGCAAGATCGCGGAACTTTCGGCCGAATACATCGTGTTCTGCGGGGTTTCGTTCATGGCCGAGACAGCGGCCATCCTGGCCGCTCCCGGCCAGAAGGTGTTCATCCCGGACGCCAGGGCCTCGTGCGTCATGTCCGAGATGGCCCCGGGGGGGCTTGCCGAAAAAATCGCCCTGAAATTGCGCGCCACGGGCCGAAACCTGATCCCTCTGACCTACGTGAACTCTTCCGGCCGGGTCAAAGCCCTGTGCGGCGATCTTGGCGGTTCGGTCTGCACCTCGGCCAACGCCGCAACCATGCTCACCTGGGCGCTGGGCCAGGGCCGGGGCGTCCTTTTTCTGCCCGACCGCATGCTTGGGGAAAACACCTGCGACCGCCTGGGCATCCCCCCCGAAAAACGGCAGATCCTTGACATCCGGCGCGAGGGGGCGCTCATTGATCCGCGGGCCGCCCAGAAGGCCGAGGTGCTTCTGTGGCCGGGCCGCTGCGTCGTGCATACCCGGATCACGGCCGGACACATCCGGACCGCCCGGGCCGCCCATCCCGGGGCCCTGGTGGCCGTGCATCCCGAATGCCCGCCCCAGACCGTGCGCGAGGCCGACGCCGCCGGGTCCACCTCGTTCCTGATCCGGTTCGTCCAGGAGGCCCCGGCCGGGGCGACGGTTTTCATCGGCACCGAGGAGAACCTGGTCCTGCGCCTGGCCGCGCGGTATGCCGGGGAAAAGACCGTCATTCCGCTTCTGGCCAGCCGCTGTTCGAACATGGCCAAAATCACCGAGGAAAAGCTTGCGGCGCAACTGGCGAACCTCGAAAACGAACCACCGGTGGTCGTATCCAACGACATACGCGAGCCGGCCAAACTCGCCGTGGACCGAATGCTCGCGGCCTGCGCCCCAAGGACAACCCCATGA
- a CDS encoding DHA2 family efflux MFS transporter permease subunit, with protein MPENTFCPHEAQSGSSVVLSMLGVNMMVLMATLDMSIVNVSLPTLATMLEVDFATIQWVVLSYVLVIACLLMLISRLGDMKGKKRIFSAGLLIFTTASLLCGLAPGASWLIAFRALQGVGAAMSQALGIAIVTEIAPPGRRGQAIGFVGATVSMGLALGPSLGGLLIDLAGWRFIFLVNVPLGLLALRIVTRYMPALPPVQGGQRFDVPGAVLAAVSLGCYCLGMTMGQRMGFDQGVTMCLLGLSLVGLAVFLLVERRTAQPMIDLSLFRDTLFSLNLLMSVLVFISLTGGFIVPFFLQMAQGRTPREMGLIMMVVPLCMGLFALISGTLSDRVGPRGLSLLGLFILAAGFVLMTGLARDTPWWEFALRYAPVGIGIGLFQASNNSAIMGAVPRARLGVASGLLNYTRVFGQSTGLPLVGSIFTAYVVSLSNLPSRTDMTQVPPDLLVQAFNRTNFVLFFLATAAIGLACLVWRLDRRK; from the coding sequence ATGCCTGAAAACACGTTTTGCCCGCACGAGGCCCAAAGCGGTTCGTCCGTCGTCCTGTCCATGCTCGGGGTGAACATGATGGTGCTTATGGCCACCCTGGACATGAGCATCGTCAACGTCTCCCTGCCCACCCTGGCGACAATGCTCGAAGTCGATTTCGCAACCATCCAGTGGGTGGTCTTAAGCTACGTCCTGGTCATCGCCTGCCTGCTCATGCTCATTTCCAGGCTTGGCGACATGAAGGGCAAAAAGCGCATCTTTTCCGCCGGCCTTCTCATCTTCACCACGGCCTCGCTGTTGTGCGGCCTGGCCCCAGGCGCGTCGTGGCTCATCGCCTTCCGGGCCCTGCAGGGCGTCGGCGCGGCCATGAGCCAGGCCCTGGGCATCGCCATCGTCACCGAGATCGCCCCGCCCGGCAGACGCGGCCAGGCCATCGGCTTCGTCGGGGCCACAGTGTCCATGGGATTGGCCCTTGGCCCTTCCCTGGGAGGGCTGCTCATCGACCTGGCGGGATGGCGCTTCATCTTTTTGGTCAACGTGCCCCTTGGCCTTTTGGCCCTGCGCATCGTGACCAGGTATATGCCCGCCCTGCCCCCGGTCCAAGGCGGACAACGTTTCGACGTGCCCGGCGCGGTTCTCGCCGCCGTGAGCCTTGGCTGCTACTGTCTGGGGATGACCATGGGGCAGAGGATGGGATTCGACCAGGGGGTCACGATGTGTCTGCTCGGCCTGTCCCTGGTGGGACTGGCCGTCTTCCTTCTCGTGGAACGACGCACGGCGCAGCCCATGATCGACCTGAGCCTTTTCCGGGACACCCTTTTTTCCCTGAACCTGCTGATGTCGGTGCTGGTGTTCATCTCCCTGACCGGGGGGTTCATCGTGCCCTTTTTCCTGCAGATGGCCCAGGGGCGCACGCCCCGGGAAATGGGCCTGATCATGATGGTCGTGCCGCTGTGCATGGGCCTTTTCGCCCTGATTTCCGGAACCCTCTCGGACCGTGTCGGGCCACGGGGCTTGAGCCTTCTTGGACTTTTCATCCTGGCCGCAGGATTTGTGCTCATGACCGGACTGGCCCGGGACACCCCCTGGTGGGAATTCGCCCTGCGCTACGCCCCGGTGGGCATCGGCATCGGCCTTTTCCAGGCCTCCAACAACAGCGCCATCATGGGCGCGGTTCCCCGGGCGCGTCTGGGTGTGGCCTCGGGCCTGCTCAACTATACCCGGGTCTTCGGACAATCCACGGGCCTGCCGCTTGTGGGATCGATCTTCACCGCCTACGTGGTTTCCCTTTCCAACCTGCCCTCGCGCACGGACATGACCCAGGTCCCCCCGGACCTTTTGGTCCAGGCCTTCAACCGCACCAATTTCGTCCTCTTTTTCCTGGCCACGGCGGCCATCGGCCTGGCCTGCCTGGTCTGGCGCCTGGATCGCCGGAAGTAG
- a CDS encoding tetratricopeptide repeat protein has product MIWNRRAFRFVAPVTGVPVVGMVLLAVFFFGSNRPCLANGLSEAKSAVAAEKQGNYPAAVECYARALAATDLSESSKALVHAARGDLLASLDRPHEAMKDYNAALALVPGNAAVYFNRGNLLFAMGRYDDAIADYTRAIELDATDAGAFNNRGTAWFTKGNLESALANYTKAMELLPDDAQFVNNRGRVWLKKGDAQRARADFSMAKSLDPNIRTPLD; this is encoded by the coding sequence ATGATCTGGAACCGCCGGGCGTTTCGGTTCGTGGCGCCCGTCACGGGCGTGCCGGTCGTCGGCATGGTGCTGTTGGCCGTCTTTTTTTTCGGATCGAACAGGCCGTGCCTGGCCAACGGCCTCTCCGAGGCCAAGAGCGCCGTCGCGGCCGAGAAACAAGGGAATTACCCCGCGGCCGTCGAATGCTACGCCAGGGCTCTTGCGGCCACGGATCTTTCCGAGTCCAGCAAGGCCTTGGTGCACGCCGCCAGGGGCGACCTCCTGGCCAGCCTGGATCGTCCCCACGAGGCAATGAAGGACTATAACGCGGCCCTGGCCCTGGTCCCTGGAAACGCCGCCGTGTATTTCAACCGGGGTAATCTCCTGTTCGCGATGGGTCGCTATGATGATGCCATCGCCGACTATACCCGGGCCATCGAACTCGACGCCACGGATGCCGGGGCCTTCAACAACCGGGGCACGGCCTGGTTCACCAAGGGCAATCTGGAGAGCGCCCTGGCCAACTACACCAAGGCCATGGAGCTTCTTCCCGACGATGCGCAATTCGTGAACAACCGGGGCAGGGTCTGGCTGAAAAAGGGCGACGCGCAACGAGCCAGGGCCGATTTCTCCATGGCCAAAAGCCTTGATCCGAACATCAGGACCCCCCTGGACTGA
- a CDS encoding 16S rRNA (uracil(1498)-N(3))-methyltransferase, which produces MPRLDTFYLPPEGWREPYVLTGGEAGHLARVLRKKAGDRVRVFDGQGRYGEFHIEAVARDAVRLTPLAMRREPEPEAEIWLAIGFAKSARRGYFLEKAVELGARGIIFWQARRSQGKVPAEAKEAWFDQAVAAAKQCGAARLPAILAAPGGAAEVAAMGREYDRRYVLWEAAEAEKRLTAKDMTAPGRVLAVVGPEGGLDDDEVRIFRDGGFHAVSLGNRVLRWETAALAVLSVSLLGPGETS; this is translated from the coding sequence ATGCCCAGACTGGACACCTTCTATCTGCCCCCCGAGGGCTGGCGCGAGCCCTATGTCCTGACGGGCGGCGAGGCCGGACATCTGGCCAGGGTGCTCAGAAAAAAGGCCGGGGACAGGGTACGCGTCTTTGACGGCCAGGGCCGGTACGGAGAATTTCACATCGAAGCCGTGGCCCGGGACGCGGTACGCCTTACCCCCCTGGCCATGCGCCGGGAACCGGAGCCCGAGGCGGAGATATGGTTGGCGATCGGCTTCGCCAAGTCGGCCAGACGCGGCTATTTTCTCGAAAAGGCCGTGGAGCTTGGGGCTCGGGGGATCATCTTTTGGCAGGCCAGGCGCAGCCAGGGCAAGGTTCCGGCCGAGGCCAAGGAGGCCTGGTTCGACCAGGCCGTGGCCGCGGCCAAGCAGTGCGGGGCCGCCCGGCTGCCCGCGATCCTGGCCGCCCCGGGCGGCGCGGCCGAGGTTGCGGCCATGGGCCGGGAGTACGACCGCCGCTATGTCCTGTGGGAAGCCGCCGAGGCCGAAAAACGTCTGACGGCTAAGGACATGACCGCGCCCGGCCGGGTATTGGCCGTGGTCGGGCCGGAGGGGGGGCTTGACGACGACGAGGTCCGGATATTTCGCGACGGCGGATTTCACGCCGTGAGCCTGGGAAACCGGGTGCTTCGCTGGGAAACGGCGGCCCTGGCGGTGTTGTCCGTGTCCCTGCTGGGACCGGGGGAGACGTCCTGA
- a CDS encoding replication-associated recombination protein A has protein sequence MSDKIPLAERIRPSTLEDFVGQGHLVARAETFLKSKRLPSLLLYGPPGCGKSTLAMVLAKSKGLPFLRVSAPEAGLAELRSRLPGHDILILDELHRFSKAQQDFFLPLLESGEIVLLATTTENPSFSVTRQLLSRMHVLRLRPLSHAELLRIAERGARALSLELARESLELMANMAMGDGRTLLNLLEYTAELTPENQTPENLRTALPEALMRGDRDGDAHYELASAFIKSIRGGDPDAALYYLACMLEGGEDPRFVCRRLILSASEDVGLADPMALPLAVSCSEAIDRVGMPEGFIPLAETTVYLALAPKSNSAYAAYLSAKKELGISGAKPVPLHLRNAATALQKQWGFGKGYKYPHSYPEAWVDQDYLPDELRGRRFYQAKDQGLEPRLAARLARLRKK, from the coding sequence ATGTCCGACAAGATTCCGTTGGCCGAACGCATCCGCCCTTCGACCCTGGAGGACTTCGTGGGCCAGGGCCATCTTGTGGCCAGGGCCGAGACCTTCCTCAAGTCCAAACGGCTGCCGAGCCTTTTGCTCTACGGGCCTCCCGGGTGCGGCAAATCCACCCTGGCCATGGTCCTGGCCAAATCCAAAGGCCTGCCTTTTTTGCGGGTCAGCGCCCCGGAGGCGGGGCTGGCCGAACTGCGTTCCCGGCTTCCCGGCCACGACATCCTGATCCTGGACGAACTGCACCGCTTCTCCAAGGCCCAGCAGGACTTTTTCCTGCCGCTTCTGGAATCCGGGGAGATCGTACTTCTGGCCACCACCACGGAAAACCCGTCGTTCTCCGTGACCAGGCAGCTTTTGTCCAGGATGCACGTTCTGCGTCTTCGTCCCCTGTCCCACGCCGAACTGCTGCGCATCGCCGAGCGAGGGGCCAGGGCCCTGTCCCTGGAACTGGCCCGGGAGAGCCTGGAGCTTATGGCCAACATGGCCATGGGCGACGGCCGCACCCTCTTAAACCTCCTGGAATACACGGCGGAACTGACCCCGGAAAACCAGACCCCCGAGAATCTGCGCACCGCCCTGCCCGAGGCCCTCATGCGCGGGGATCGGGACGGGGACGCCCACTATGAATTGGCCTCGGCCTTCATCAAGTCCATCCGGGGCGGCGACCCGGACGCGGCCCTGTACTACCTGGCCTGCATGCTGGAGGGCGGCGAAGACCCCCGCTTCGTCTGCCGCCGGCTGATCCTTTCGGCCTCGGAGGACGTGGGCCTGGCCGATCCCATGGCCCTGCCTCTGGCCGTATCCTGCTCCGAGGCCATCGACCGGGTGGGCATGCCCGAGGGGTTCATCCCCCTGGCCGAGACCACGGTCTATCTGGCCCTGGCCCCCAAGAGCAATTCCGCCTACGCGGCCTATCTATCGGCCAAAAAGGAACTTGGCATCTCCGGGGCCAAGCCCGTTCCCCTGCACCTGCGCAACGCCGCAACCGCCCTGCAAAAACAGTGGGGCTTCGGCAAGGGCTACAAGTATCCCCACTCCTATCCCGAGGCCTGGGTGGACCAGGACTACCTGCCCGACGAACTGCGCGGCCGGCGGTTCTACCAGGCCAAGGACCAGGGGCTGGAGCCGAGACTCGCGGCTCGGCTGGCCCGCTTGAGAAAAAAGTAA
- the gcvT gene encoding glycine cleavage system aminomethyltransferase GcvT has product MESLSNTPLTEHHTSLGARIVPFAGFAMPVQYTSILAEHAHTRTEAAVFDICHMGEFTVQGPGAASALNRCVSQDVETLGVGKCRYGFLVDDTGGVIDDLIVYRLESERFMIVVNASRIAADFARLKALLPPAILLEDISVQTAKIDLQGPKSFAVLKALLPGNWAALNYFNFTWTSFENLPLMVSRTGYTGELGYEFFLPAYKAVALWERLLADARIKPAGLGARDTLRLEMGYPLYGQDLDEEHTPSEAGYGGLLKAGEFMGCAGARLVRERLVALSIPGRRSARHHDVVFSQGVEVGRVTSASFAPSLGHAVALAYVDSSVAENTDFTIRAAKTELAATRTDLPFYKGGTARMKLA; this is encoded by the coding sequence GTGGAAAGCCTGTCCAACACACCCCTGACCGAACATCACACCAGCCTCGGGGCCAGAATCGTCCCCTTCGCCGGCTTCGCCATGCCGGTGCAATACACCTCCATCCTGGCCGAACACGCCCACACCAGGACCGAGGCCGCCGTCTTCGACATCTGCCACATGGGCGAATTCACGGTCCAGGGGCCTGGCGCGGCCAGCGCCCTGAACCGGTGCGTCAGCCAGGACGTGGAGACCCTCGGCGTCGGCAAATGCCGCTATGGATTCCTGGTCGACGACACCGGCGGGGTCATCGACGATCTCATCGTCTACCGTCTGGAGAGCGAGCGGTTCATGATCGTGGTCAACGCCTCCCGGATCGCCGCGGACTTCGCCCGGCTCAAGGCGCTTCTGCCCCCCGCGATCCTTCTGGAGGACATCTCGGTCCAGACGGCCAAGATCGACCTGCAAGGCCCAAAATCCTTCGCGGTCCTCAAGGCCCTTCTGCCTGGAAACTGGGCCGCTCTCAACTATTTCAACTTCACCTGGACCAGCTTCGAGAATCTCCCGCTCATGGTCAGCCGCACCGGCTACACCGGCGAACTGGGCTACGAATTCTTCCTTCCGGCCTACAAGGCCGTGGCCCTGTGGGAGCGGCTTTTGGCCGACGCGCGGATCAAGCCGGCCGGACTCGGGGCCCGGGACACCCTGCGCCTGGAGATGGGCTATCCCCTCTACGGCCAGGACCTGGACGAGGAGCATACCCCAAGCGAGGCCGGATACGGCGGCCTGCTCAAGGCCGGGGAATTCATGGGCTGCGCCGGGGCCAGGCTGGTTCGGGAACGGCTCGTGGCCCTGTCCATCCCGGGACGGCGCAGCGCCCGGCATCACGATGTGGTTTTCTCTCAGGGCGTGGAGGTCGGCCGGGTGACCAGCGCCTCCTTCGCCCCGAGCCTGGGACATGCCGTGGCCCTGGCCTACGTGGATTCCAGCGTCGCCGAGAACACGGATTTCACCATCCGCGCGGCCAAGACCGAGCTTGCCGCCACCCGGACCGACCTGCCCTTCTACAAGGGAGGCACGGCCCGGATGAAGCTGGCATAG